Sequence from the Paeniglutamicibacter cryotolerans genome:
CAGCGACTGCGCATGTGGGGCCGAGTCCATCAGCAGCGCCTGAAGACCCGGGACCATCGTCGAACCAGTAATGCCCAGCAGGAAGAGCAGGATCAGCGCCGGGGCCTGGAACGGGGACAGCAGGCCGAACAGCAACTGGAAGAGGACCATCGCACACGATGCGACGTAGATCGAGCCCATCACTGACCAGTCGGCCAACCGGCCGCCAATCACATTGCCCACTACCATGCCCACGCCGTAGAGTCCCAGCACAAGCGGGATGGAGGAGATGGACATGCCAGTCACCAGCGTCAGCGTCGGGCTGATGAAGGAATAGACGGCGAAGAAGCCACCGAACCCGACGATGCCGGTCAGCATGGCCAGCCAGACCTGCCCGTTGCGCAACGCGGTGAGCTCCCGGCGGATGCTTGCTTCCTTGTGGGCCGGCGCATGGGGGACAAAAGTGCGGATGGCCAGCCAGGTCAGCGCGCCGACGATGCCCACCGCACCGAACATCCAGCGCCACCCGTAGACCTGGCCCAGGAACACCACCAGCGGCACACCCACGACGTTGGAGACGGAGAGCCCCAGCATCACCCAGGCGATGGCCCGGCCGCGCATTGACGCGGGCACCAGCGTCCCAGCGAGGATGGCAGCGATACCGAAATAGGCCCCGTGCGGCAACCCGGCCAAGAACCGCGAAGCAAGCATCCACTCGTAGGTGGGGGCCAGCACCGAACTCAGGTTGGCGGCGGTGAAGAAGACCATCAGCCACAGCACCATCGTCTTGCGGGCCACTTTGGCGCCTAGGGCCGTCAGCACCGGGGCGCCGACGACCACGCCCAGGGCGTATGAGGAAATCAGGTAACCCATGCTCGGATTATCGACACCCAAGTCGATGGCGCCCTCCTGCAGCAGGCCCATGATGCTGAACTCGGTGGTCCCGATGCCGAATCCTCCCAGGGCCAGGGCCAGCACGGCCAGTAGCAGCGGACGCCCAGTGAGTAACTGGCTGGCGGTCCGCTTCGAGGTCGGCGGGGAAGTCGGTGAAACGGCGTCGTTGATCAAGGCGGCCTTCGAGAGTGGGGTGTGCGGGGTCCCTGTTGCTTCGTCGCATCACGGGGCTGGCCCCACCAGCTTACGCCGATGGCATCCTGGACTTCAGCGGCCGCCCACCGGTCAGTAGCGCCGCTGATCATATCCCGTCGTTCAGTTCCTCCAGCCCGATGGCAAGATCGGTGAGCCGCCCGGCGGGGATCGCCTTGCCCACCAGAGCACGCAGGGCATCGTTAACGTCCCAGGTGTTCACGTTCATCGCGGCACTGATCACACCGTCCGCCAGCCAGAACGCGATGAATGCGCCGTCGGCCAGATTGCCCCGGATGAGCACCTCGTCACTGGGCGCGGAGCGACCCACGTATTCCATGCCCAAGTCGAACTGGTCGGTGAAGAAGTACGGCTGCCAAGCGTAGTCCTCGATACCCTCCAGGATGCTGCCCGCTACCAGCTTGCCCTGGCGGATCGCGTTGTCCCAGTGCTCCACGCGCAGGCGTTCGCCCCGCAGGGTGTTCCAGGCATTGGCCACGTCGCCGATGGCGAAGACCGAACTGTCCAGTGTCCGAAGCCTGGAGTCGACGACCACACCGTTGTCGATTTCCAGTCCCGCCGCCTCAGCCAGTTCCGTATTGGGCATCGCCCCGATGGCCACCAGGACCAAGTCCGCTTCCACGTCCCCCGCACTGGTGTGGAGCCCTGCGGCACGGCCATTGCGTTCGATGATCCCCTCGACACTGGTGCCCAGGTGCAGGTCGACGCCGTTGCGGCGATGCAGCTCCGCCAGATACCCGCCGATGGTTTCGCCCAGGATCCGCTCCAGCGGCAGGTGCTCGGGTGCCACCACGGTGACTTCGACCCCAGCCTGCCGGGCGGAGGCGGCGATCTCCAGACCGATCCAGCCCGAACCCACGATCGCCAGCCGCGCCCCGGGCTTGAACTGCTCCCGCAGCGCCTCGCTGTCAGCCAGAGTACGCAGGTAGTGCACGCCTGGTAGCTTGGCGCCGGGCATTTTTCCGGGGATCCTCGGCCGGGAACCGGTCGCCAGGATCAGAGCCTCGTAGTCCAGCTCCTCGCCACCGGACAGCCGGACCTTCTTGGCTTCGGTGTCGATCGACTCGACCCGGGTCCCGAAGCGGGTGGTGACACGATGCTGTTCATACCAGTCGGCGGCGTGAACGAAGACCTCCTCACGTGGCTTGCTTCCCTGCAGGTATTCCTTAGACAGCGGGGGACGCTCATAGGGCCGTTCCGGTTCCTCACCGATCAATATGATGGCCCCTCGGTAGTTCCGTTCCCGCAGCGACTGGACGGCATGGGCCGCCGCCAGTCCCGCCCCGATGATGACGCAGCCGGCACCAGCCTTGCCGCTTTCCTCTCCAGCCAGCGAGTCCATGGTTTACGCTCCCCGTTTCGATGTCCCCGGCCGTTGCGGTCGGGGATCCGTTCCTGCCAGAGTGGCACCGGGGACCGGCAATGGCAACGGTATGCGCCCACCGCTCGGCGGGGTCTAGGCTGGGCCCATGCCTGTTTTCGCACCGATTCGCAGCCCGAAAATGCGCTCTGCCACCGCAGCCGACCTCCCCCTGATATGGCGCCGCGAATACGCCTACATGCTCGAATTCGAGCCCTCGCAGTCCGGAGGCTGGCTGACCGCGACGGACAGGAATCTGCATCTATGGATCCAGCAGCTGGACCGCGCCACGGTCATCGAGTCAGATGGGGAGGTGGCCGGCTATTCGATCTGGATGGGCGAAGACGACGAAGCGGTGCTCATCACGGTGCAAGTGCTGCCCGCGTGGCGTCGGCGCGGACTGGGAGGGCTGCTGATGGACCGGTTCGTCTCGGAGGCTGATGCCGCCGGACACGCCCGCAAGGCCCTCGGTGTGCTCAAGGGAAACCCGGCCGAGGCGTTATACATCTCGGCCGGGTTCCGGCACACTCACGACGAGGGCGGCTACCGCTTCATGAGCTACGCGTCCTGACGCGCCCCGGCCACCAGATGCGGATAACGAGCATCGCGGTGTTGAAAATCCAGAATGGCCGTGTTGCGGATGACCCCGTCCTGGATTTCGATCGCCCGTTGGATCGTTTCATTCCCTGCCCACGCATCGGGCCCGGCCACAACCGTGTCGATGAACGGCAGCAGCGCCTCGCTGATTTCCCAGCTCGCCGAATTCCAGAGGTACGAAGGGCTGTGGTCAACGGCGTAGTAGTTGATGTTCTCCCCCACGGTGAACATCGGCTCGGCGAAGGACGTCGGAAGCGCCCAATCGAACCCCATGCCCTCGTCGCAGGACACATCCACGATGATGCTCCCCGGGGTGAACGCAGTCAGGTCTGCGGTGCGCAGATACATCAGTGGGGCATTGGGGTCCTGCAGCGTACAGTTCACGACAATGTCGTTCTCCGCCAAGAACGGCGCCAATGGTACTCGTCCATCCTCCGTGATGACCTCGCTGAGGTCCCCCCCACCGTCATGGTCGAACTGCACCATATCCACAGCATGGATCGGCGATGCCACCGCTGCGACGGCCCGGCTGGTCAACACCCGGACATCATGGATACCGTGGGCGCGTAGCGCGGTGACCGCCCCGCGGGCGGTTGCCCCGAATCCGATCACCACGGCGGAGAGCCGTCGCCCATAGTCTCCGGTGGAACCGCATAGGGCCAGAGCATGGATGACCGATGCGTAACCGGCTAGCTCGTTGTTCTTATGGAACACATGCAAGCCGAAACTACCGTCGCTGCCCCAATGGTTCATCGCCTCGAACGCGATCAGCGTCAGCTTCTTATCGATGGCCAACTGCGTAACCCGCTTGTCCTGGACGCAGTGCGGCCAGCCCCATAGGACCTGTCCGTCACGCATCTCCTCCAAATCGGCCGCCTGCGGCTTCGGCAGCAGCAGGATGTCCGATGCGGCGATGATCTCGGCACGAGTCCCGATTTTCCCCACTAAGGGCGCCATCTGGTCATCGTCCATCCCGAACGGCAAGCCGTATCCGGATTCCACCATGATGCGATCCCTGTGTTCGCCGTCGATGCGCTCGAAGTGGGCGGGGTGGATGGGCACCCGGTGTTCGTCAGACTTGCGGGATGTACCCAGCACTCCCAGTGTCAAAGAATTCTTCACAGGCATGTCGCACGTCCAATCGGGACGCCTCGGTGGCGTCCCATATGACCCTCACCGTACACGTGATCACCCTTTGATCGGCAGGGCCTCTGCCCTAGTCGGACCAACAGTCCGGCATCAGCGTCAAGTTCCCTGCCGGGGTCGGCTGCTGTACAGAGCATTCGTGCCGAGTCGAGGGCTTTAGTCGGAGGCGGCTTCGCGTCGGGATTCCCAGTGGCGGAGCACCAGGGCGATCAGCACCGCCGCGACGATGCCAATCACCGTGAAAACAACCCGCTCAATGGTCAGCTCGAACCCCCGTTCAATATCGCCAAGCGATGCGAAGATCAACAGCATGGGCGTCAGGGCCAGCGCCTGCATCAGGTAGGCCCCTCCCATGGAGTACCAGACGAGGAAGAACAGGCACAGCACGGCGACAATGATTGCGCCCCATACAGGAAGGAATAGCACAGCCAGAAGCGCGATGATGGCGCCCAGGAAAGTGCCGATGAGGCGCCCGTTGAGGGTCTCCCGGCGCTGATTGGGCAGCGGCCGCAGGGCCATCAGAACGGTGACAGCGATCCAGTAACCGTGGGGGATGTCAAAGGCGAGGCTCCAGAACATGATTCCGGCGCACAATATGCCCACCGCTATGCCGTGCTCCCAGGCAGTCCGTTTTTCAACGGGCAGGGCCGGGGCCTGAAACTTCAGCAGGCGGGTGATCAGGGCGCCCACGACTCCCCCTCCAAGAATCCACAAGACCGCGGCCCACCAGCTGAGGTCGATGGGACCGGGGCCAAAGAGGATCACGATGATCGGTGTCAGTGAGAGCAGGCCGGCGGAGCGCTGGTTGGTGAGGGCAAACAGGACAGCGGAAACGAAGATGAGCACGGCGATGGCCCACGGTGTCGAACCGGCCCAAGAAGCCAGACCTCCCAGTGCCGCGCCAAGGACTACCAGCAGGGCAGCCTGTCGTGGCCGACTGACTGGAGTGACCGCCATCCCCAGGCCCATGGCCAGACCGAAGCCCATACTTGCCGAGACCCCGCCCAACACGCTCACGATTGCCGAAGGAATCAGGATAGCCACGAGGAGCTTGAGTGTTGTCGGCAAGGTTCCTGGCTGGGGACGACTGAGAATCACCATGGTGTCGCTGCCTTTGCATCAGTCCGGTTAGATGGAAAACTACCCTCCGAGGGGGCCTGGTGAAGAAACCGATATTAACAACCACCATACTGCGGCGAATCCGGCTCCCCGACTAAGTCGGAGATCTATTCTTCGCGACACGTTGCGCGCACTGGGGCATACTGAATGATCTTCGGCGCTGCGGACGATGTCATCTTCCTTGAAACTCCATCAGTGAAAGATCGAGCGATGCCTCTTCGCCCGCAGTTAATCCCCTTCATGCACGATTATGCAATTGACTACAGTGATTGCGACACCGTTGAGGAATCGTACGGAGCATTAAACGGAAAACCCCCGGAAGTCCGGGGGGGTGATTTTGTGGAGCTTAGGGGAATCGAACCCCTGACCTTTTCATTGCGAACGAAACGCTCTACCAACTGAGCTAAAGCCCCGTGTTCCAAACCTGGCGGCCGTGAACCCTGTAAGAATATCCCCCACAGGTCCCGTGATGCAAAATGAACCACGTCACATGTGCTAGAGATTATTTTCCGACTCTATGGCTTCCCTAGCCGTTGCATATTGACGCTGGATGTAGGCTTCAAGTTCGCTTCGTTCAACACGCCAGACACCGCGACCACCGATCTTAATGGCCGGAAGATCGCCGCTACGCACCAACGACCGCACCTGGGGTAGATTGACGTTCAGCTCATCGGCAACGTCTTCCAGACGCATGAATCTCATACCCAAAATCTAGTTCCCCCACCAGCAACTCTCCACCCAGCCGAGCCGAACTGTGGATAACTTCCGCACAATGACCAGGAACAGGATTTTGTGGAAAACAAGTATCCGACTAAACGGCAGACGGCCCGGCGGACTCCTCCAATGTACGAGAGGGAACGCGGGCCGTCTTGCCTTTAAACCATGGCTGCGGGCTTCGTGGGCCGTTTCGAAAACCAGCTGGGATATCGCCTTATTTCGCCAACCGCTCCCCCTCTTAGCTTGTGGCCTAGGGCGAGCAACTGACTCAATTGAAGCAAGCATCGGTCATACCGTGCAACAAGCTTGGGAATCAGTGAGCATATTGACTAACCTAGATCAGAGAGAACCAAACAACTTGGTCAGTCTGACGGACTGCACCAGATCGGCCCCGGATCTTGCACGCCACCGGGCCCATCAACGAATCGAACAGGAGCCTCATGACACCGGAGACCTACCACTTGGACGAGACGGATAAGCGCATCCTCTTGGCAATGGACGAGGACCCCCGGATTCCGACGATGATGCTCGCCCAACGCCTCGGACTTGCCCGTGGCACTGTGCAGACGCGGCTAGAACGCCTTGCCTCATCGGGAGCCCTTCGACCGAATAGCAGCCGCATCAAACCGGCCTCCCTGGGACGCGGGGTTTCGGCAGTGGTCAGCGCCGAGCTGGATCAGGCACACCTCAACGAGGCGATTGACGCGCTGCGTAGGATCCCCGAGGTCCTCGAATGCGTGGCCCCGGCCGGTGATACTGACCTGCTGATCCGGGTAGTGGCCCGCGATCCCGACGATCTGTACCGGGTCAGCGAGGAGATTCGCCTGTGCCCGGGCATCACCCGGACTTCGACATCGATGATCCTGCGCGATGTCATCCCCTACCGCACCACAGAGCTCTTGAAGAGCGTATAACGCATTCTCCAGGCACCCACAGGACAACTCCCCCGTTCTCGACGGGCCTTGTCGCCCGACGGCCCGTGAAACCCACCGGACCGGGTTCCGGTCGACCTGCTTACGGCCGGAGGACCACCTCCAACGAGCTAATGGTCGGGCATCCATACAGCGTCAGTTCCCAGGTTGAAAATCACGGGTCCCGCCCACGCCGCTTTGTGCAGGTCCCGGCCCCCGAATACGTCACGACTCCGACCGATAACTGTCCGCGAAACCTGATCCCTGCAATCACGGCACATGCTCTGGACCTTCCAGCCAGGTGGATAGGGCCCATGATCGTGCAGTACGCCGTCGGGTGGCGGGAGGCGTTCGAGGCGCGATCCGGCATAGCCGTGGCCCTCTACACAGCGGCGGCATTCCTACCCCAGGCGTGGTCTTCCTTTTCGGAAGGGTGCTTGCCGACCGGATGAACAGCAAGGACCTGTTGACCATCACCGCCAACGCCTTCTGGCAGGCCCTTCCGATGCACAACGGGGCATCGAACCCTGGATTATCCTGCTCGTGGTCGGGGGTCCGGTCGCTGGCCGACGTCGTTCGTCTCGCCCCTGCTGGTTGAGATGACCCTCGTCCCCGATTTCTGGATGGTGGCGGTCCTCGAGATCGTTTTCAGCACCGGCATGATCCTGGGCGGAGTGCTGATGTCAGCCCAGCTGGCCAACCATAGCCGAACCACCTTGTTGGTGTTCTGCTTCTTCCTGTTCGCGTTCGGCCTCCTGCACCCGTTGTTCGACGAGCGGTTAATGACGCTGATTCGGGAGACGGTGGAACCGGGGATGCCGGGACGGCTCTTCAGCTACGTGGGCATCCTCATGGCACTTTCCACGCCGTTCGCCATGACTGCGTTCGCCCGCTCACCGATGTCATCAGCGTCCAGCCGTTGCTGGCTTGTGCGGGCATGGCCAACTTGCCGGTAACGCTCCTCGCCATGCCGGTCCACCCGCCGGCAGGGCGGCGATGGCAACGGATCGCGCCAACGCCTCCAGCGCTCGGGAGACCGGGGACGCGGAAGCTGGAGTCGGACACCGAAATGGAACCGGTCGGGCAGGTTTCCTGAGCCTCCGGGCTGCCGAAAGCCCCTCATCTCCAG
This genomic interval carries:
- a CDS encoding MFS transporter, whose translation is MINDAVSPTSPPTSKRTASQLLTGRPLLLAVLALALGGFGIGTTEFSIMGLLQEGAIDLGVDNPSMGYLISSYALGVVVGAPVLTALGAKVARKTMVLWLMVFFTAANLSSVLAPTYEWMLASRFLAGLPHGAYFGIAAILAGTLVPASMRGRAIAWVMLGLSVSNVVGVPLVVFLGQVYGWRWMFGAVGIVGALTWLAIRTFVPHAPAHKEASIRRELTALRNGQVWLAMLTGIVGFGGFFAVYSFISPTLTLVTGMSISSIPLVLGLYGVGMVVGNVIGGRLADWSVMGSIYVASCAMVLFQLLFGLLSPFQAPALILLFLLGITGSTMVPGLQALLMDSAPHAQSLAASLNHSALNVANAMGAALGAWVILAGFGYQAPAFLGSGLAVLGLCLALITGARAKRQAKARI
- a CDS encoding NAD(P)/FAD-dependent oxidoreductase, encoding MDSLAGEESGKAGAGCVIIGAGLAAAHAVQSLRERNYRGAIILIGEEPERPYERPPLSKEYLQGSKPREEVFVHAADWYEQHRVTTRFGTRVESIDTEAKKVRLSGGEELDYEALILATGSRPRIPGKMPGAKLPGVHYLRTLADSEALREQFKPGARLAIVGSGWIGLEIAASARQAGVEVTVVAPEHLPLERILGETIGGYLAELHRRNGVDLHLGTSVEGIIERNGRAAGLHTSAGDVEADLVLVAIGAMPNTELAEAAGLEIDNGVVVDSRLRTLDSSVFAIGDVANAWNTLRGERLRVEHWDNAIRQGKLVAGSILEGIEDYAWQPYFFTDQFDLGMEYVGRSAPSDEVLIRGNLADGAFIAFWLADGVISAAMNVNTWDVNDALRALVGKAIPAGRLTDLAIGLEELNDGI
- a CDS encoding GNAT family N-acetyltransferase; this translates as MPVFAPIRSPKMRSATAADLPLIWRREYAYMLEFEPSQSGGWLTATDRNLHLWIQQLDRATVIESDGEVAGYSIWMGEDDEAVLITVQVLPAWRRRGLGGLLMDRFVSEADAAGHARKALGVLKGNPAEALYISAGFRHTHDEGGYRFMSYAS
- a CDS encoding N(5)-(carboxyethyl)ornithine synthase; its protein translation is MPVKNSLTLGVLGTSRKSDEHRVPIHPAHFERIDGEHRDRIMVESGYGLPFGMDDDQMAPLVGKIGTRAEIIAASDILLLPKPQAADLEEMRDGQVLWGWPHCVQDKRVTQLAIDKKLTLIAFEAMNHWGSDGSFGLHVFHKNNELAGYASVIHALALCGSTGDYGRRLSAVVIGFGATARGAVTALRAHGIHDVRVLTSRAVAAVASPIHAVDMVQFDHDGGGDLSEVITEDGRVPLAPFLAENDIVVNCTLQDPNAPLMYLRTADLTAFTPGSIIVDVSCDEGMGFDWALPTSFAEPMFTVGENINYYAVDHSPSYLWNSASWEISEALLPFIDTVVAGPDAWAGNETIQRAIEIQDGVIRNTAILDFQHRDARYPHLVAGARQDA
- a CDS encoding FUSC family protein, with product MPTTLKLLVAILIPSAIVSVLGGVSASMGFGLAMGLGMAVTPVSRPRQAALLVVLGAALGGLASWAGSTPWAIAVLIFVSAVLFALTNQRSAGLLSLTPIIVILFGPGPIDLSWWAAVLWILGGGVVGALITRLLKFQAPALPVEKRTAWEHGIAVGILCAGIMFWSLAFDIPHGYWIAVTVLMALRPLPNQRRETLNGRLIGTFLGAIIALLAVLFLPVWGAIIVAVLCLFFLVWYSMGGAYLMQALALTPMLLIFASLGDIERGFELTIERVVFTVIGIVAAVLIALVLRHWESRREAASD
- a CDS encoding helix-turn-helix domain-containing protein, yielding MRLEDVADELNVNLPQVRSLVRSGDLPAIKIGGRGVWRVERSELEAYIQRQYATAREAIESENNL
- a CDS encoding Lrp/AsnC family transcriptional regulator; protein product: MTPETYHLDETDKRILLAMDEDPRIPTMMLAQRLGLARGTVQTRLERLASSGALRPNSSRIKPASLGRGVSAVVSAELDQAHLNEAIDALRRIPEVLECVAPAGDTDLLIRVVARDPDDLYRVSEEIRLCPGITRTSTSMILRDVIPYRTTELLKSV